From Bacteroides uniformis:
TGGTTCATGAACGGCTTTTCTATCTTCTCGAAGCCCTGTACCCTTACTTTCTGTCCGGGATGCAGGTGCTTCAGTATCTTGCCCGTCATCAGGTCTTTCTCAAAAGCCATGATGTCCGCGTCCGGTCTGTTCTCCAGCACGGCGTCCACGAATGCACCGACACCTGCCGACGGCTCCAGCACCCGGTCGGGACGGATGCCGTGTTCATGCAGCACGTCCGCGATGGTCCCGGTTATCTCCGGCGGGGTATAGAAGGCGGTCAGCACGGACTGCTTCATGGCATCCATATACCGTTTGTACTCCGTCTCGTCTTTTGTGTTCTCCCGCAGCAACCTGTGCAGTTCCACGGTAGGGGCAAACAGTTCGAGGTCGGACTTCGCCCAGTGGACGGCATCCGTCAGTTCCCTTGCAGGGTTGAGTATGCTCTTCAGTCCCCCGAAACCGCAATAACGCTCTAACAAGAGCCGTTCGCGTGCGGTGGGTGTGCGCTGTTCCCTGTCAAGGAGGAATGCCGTCCGTATCGCCTCGATGTTGTCCCTCAGCCTCTGTTTGCGGTTAAACGCCATACTCTTCGATATAGAGGATGACGGCTCCCGTCAGCTCCGTGTAGAGCAGGTCATATTCGGGCGACAGGGCGAAATTGTCGTCCGAGAGGTCATAGATGGAGAATACGTTTCCGACAAGCGGTAGCAGCTTCTGGGTAAAGGCTTCACATTTTTCTCCCGGTACTTCACCCGCAAATTCGTTCTCCACGACTTCGCGCAGGATGGCGTGCCTGGAGTAGCGAAGGCCCTCCGTCAGCACCTTCATCGCCAGTTCCTGCGCCCCGTCGGCAGGATAGCCTTCGAGCCTTGCCCGTTCATACGCTTCGGCGGCACGGTCGGTTCTTTCTCGGATGAAGGCTTCATCGGCTGCCTGTTCGAACTTGTTCGTGGTGAGGTAGTCCAGCAGGTACAGACCGTAATAGGAAAAGTCGGTCCGACCCTCGTTTTTCTTCTTGTTGTTCATTTCTTTGGAATTTAGTGGATTGATAATGATGATAGGGATAATCGTTGGAAAACGAGAAGAAAAAGGCACCCGGTATCCCTCCGAGTGCCACCACTAAATCCAAAGTATGAGTGT
This genomic window contains:
- a CDS encoding DUF1896 domain-containing protein, which produces MNNKKKNEGRTDFSYYGLYLLDYLTTNKFEQAADEAFIRERTDRAAEAYERARLEGYPADGAQELAMKVLTEGLRYSRHAILREVVENEFAGEVPGEKCEAFTQKLLPLVGNVFSIYDLSDDNFALSPEYDLLYTELTGAVILYIEEYGV